The Fulvivirga ligni genome window below encodes:
- a CDS encoding BspA family leucine-rich repeat surface protein has translation MKLNYFFILVCLVGTMFLSGCGDDDAEDPTPPSSGDPKDDDPDTDPETSVTLTAEDFSVTIDENPDAGAVLGTIKAEVTEGTISYAISSQEKEEALSVDAETGEVTVLNPDRFDYDAYESLSAVVVVSAEGAEDVEIEIAVTLQDLDDQVGFITTWKITEEDKTVLIPINTDYDYDYTVNWGDGTTSRNHEGDAEHTYNEAGEYQIEVTGIFPAMNMDGSSEDYYHDNLEERLLYLDQWGNIQWENFSGMFAYCAKIQDRSEDTPSMTKVKSASKMFLYAEEFDADLSDWSVDNITNMSFMFTRASKFNGDLSKWDVSNVANMNSMFEYASSFNQDLSSWDLKSVSSMSYMLDGSGVSKDNYDKILFSWSKQDKSSIKLGASGLEFCDESARNALISKGWTISGDSKSADCN, from the coding sequence ATGAAACTCAATTACTTTTTTATTCTAGTATGTCTGGTAGGCACTATGTTCTTATCCGGCTGTGGTGATGACGATGCTGAAGATCCCACGCCACCATCTTCTGGTGATCCTAAAGATGATGATCCGGACACCGATCCTGAAACATCTGTTACACTTACAGCAGAAGATTTTTCAGTAACTATTGATGAGAATCCTGACGCAGGAGCTGTGTTAGGTACAATTAAAGCAGAGGTTACTGAAGGAACCATCAGCTATGCTATTTCTTCTCAGGAAAAAGAGGAGGCATTATCTGTAGATGCAGAAACAGGTGAAGTAACTGTACTAAACCCTGACCGCTTTGATTATGATGCTTATGAAAGTCTCAGTGCAGTAGTGGTAGTGTCAGCCGAAGGTGCAGAAGATGTGGAAATTGAAATAGCAGTCACTTTGCAGGACTTAGATGATCAAGTAGGTTTTATCACTACCTGGAAAATTACTGAAGAGGATAAAACAGTACTTATACCAATTAACACCGATTATGACTATGACTATACAGTAAATTGGGGAGATGGCACTACCAGTAGAAATCACGAAGGTGATGCTGAACACACGTACAATGAGGCGGGAGAATACCAAATAGAAGTGACCGGGATTTTTCCAGCTATGAATATGGACGGCAGTTCTGAGGACTATTATCATGATAATCTGGAAGAACGCTTATTATACCTGGATCAATGGGGCAATATACAATGGGAAAATTTTTCAGGAATGTTTGCTTACTGCGCTAAAATACAGGATAGAAGTGAAGATACACCCTCTATGACTAAAGTAAAAAGTGCGTCTAAGATGTTTCTGTATGCGGAGGAATTTGATGCAGACTTGTCTGACTGGAGTGTGGATAACATTACTAACATGTCTTTTATGTTTACCCGGGCAAGTAAATTTAATGGAGATCTATCTAAATGGGATGTTAGTAATGTAGCTAATATGAACTCAATGTTCGAATATGCTTCATCATTTAACCAGGATTTGAGTAGTTGGGATCTTAAGTCGGTGTCAAGTATGAGTTACATGCTTGATGGTTCCGGAGTTTCTAAAGACAATTACGATAAAATATTATTCAGTTGGTCAAAGCAAGATAAAAGTAGTATCAAACTGGGAGCCTCAGGCTTAGAATTTTGTGATGAGTCAGCCCGCAACGCGCTTATTAGCAAAGGGTGGACTATCAGTGGTGATTCAAAATCTGCAGACTGTAATTAA
- a CDS encoding NAD(P)/FAD-dependent oxidoreductase: MKKVVIIGNGISGITAARHIRKRSNYDITVISAESEHFWSRTALMYIYMGHMKYEHTKPYEDSFWKKNNISLIHDYVHTIDFDSKTLSLQSNAPVHYDSLILATGSKPNKFNWPGQDLEGVCTMVSLQDLENIEKQSKDARKAVVVGGGLIGVEMAEMLRSRNIDTTFLVREKHFWGGILPQKEGSLIENHIREHHVNLLLGTELKEIKSDNSGKVKSLITLEGKEIECDFVGLAVGVHPNLDLVKNTALKTNKGILVNEYLETNLPDVYAVGDCAERIEPLTDRPPVEQVWYTGRMMGEAVAATICGSKTAYQPGPWFNSAKFFDVEYQTYGQVKNLLKEGETDFYWQHDTKHLAMHFVFDQQSEKFLGVNTFGIRLRHEYFDRWLKSGKSIRFVLENLREANFDPEFYSSYEEEIISAFNQQHPQLAVSVTKRKKILGLF; encoded by the coding sequence ATGAAAAAGGTAGTCATAATAGGTAATGGTATTTCGGGCATTACTGCTGCACGTCATATTCGTAAGCGAAGCAACTATGATATAACAGTTATATCTGCCGAGTCTGAACATTTCTGGTCGCGTACAGCTCTGATGTACATTTACATGGGCCACATGAAATATGAACACACCAAGCCCTATGAAGATAGCTTTTGGAAGAAAAACAACATTTCTTTGATTCATGATTATGTTCATACTATCGATTTTGATTCGAAAACATTATCACTTCAATCCAATGCGCCCGTTCATTATGACAGCCTGATATTAGCTACCGGATCAAAGCCTAACAAATTTAATTGGCCTGGACAGGATTTGGAGGGAGTTTGTACCATGGTAAGCCTGCAAGACCTTGAAAATATAGAAAAGCAAAGCAAAGACGCTCGAAAGGCGGTGGTAGTAGGAGGCGGCTTGATAGGTGTAGAAATGGCAGAAATGTTAAGATCAAGAAATATTGACACCACATTTTTGGTGCGTGAAAAGCACTTTTGGGGTGGAATTCTACCTCAAAAAGAGGGTTCATTAATTGAAAATCATATTCGTGAGCATCATGTAAACTTATTGCTTGGCACTGAGCTAAAAGAAATAAAGTCTGATAATTCCGGAAAGGTGAAATCACTAATCACCTTAGAGGGCAAAGAAATTGAATGTGACTTTGTAGGGCTCGCAGTAGGTGTACACCCAAATCTGGACTTAGTAAAAAACACTGCTCTAAAAACGAATAAAGGAATTTTAGTTAATGAATATCTGGAGACAAATCTCCCTGATGTTTATGCGGTTGGAGATTGTGCAGAGCGAATTGAGCCTTTGACAGACCGCCCGCCAGTGGAGCAAGTTTGGTACACCGGCAGAATGATGGGTGAGGCAGTTGCCGCCACCATTTGCGGAAGTAAAACAGCGTATCAACCTGGGCCCTGGTTTAACTCAGCCAAGTTTTTTGATGTAGAATACCAGACTTATGGCCAGGTGAAAAATCTGCTAAAAGAAGGAGAAACCGACTTTTACTGGCAGCATGACACTAAGCATTTGGCTATGCATTTTGTATTTGACCAACAGTCGGAAAAGTTTTTGGGCGTGAACACTTTTGGCATAAGATTAAGGCATGAATACTTTGACAGGTGGCTTAAATCTGGCAAAAGCATTCGATTTGTGCTGGAAAATTTAAGGGAAGCCAATTTCGACCCTGAATTCTATTCTTCATACGAGGAAGAAATTATAAGCGCATTTAACCAGCAGCACCCACAGTTAGCAGTATCTGTGACAAAACGAAAGAAAATTTTAGGGCTATTCTAA
- a CDS encoding 4Fe-4S binding protein yields MMKTSMLQKTGMAIFISACAILIAVLFINHYKLDSHKLEEAVNEEEYQQLASILEPIFNKKYSESFSFNAATKERLQNANKEIISTYSVTEQDIDLSLKSFEKENITYDNTLVASSFPANNISDFKKEKLQAYTSWMNGKVYANSDDLKKELLTTAQNINNSIINDKGFSDYKISNLQLTITRAASEGPVKSNPILWFLLTFGLGIIGALIYILPKLKLLPGIKNDGIFHSAHTGRGWIGITIGVLLILFYVILYWFPEYMTGWMQLVDPVSYLLNGGAASQWFFYGFLYTIAIAVMGVRMLIKYRHSKYHIIRTSSIIFFQTAFAFIIPEILILLNKPSMDFKNIWPLNYTFFFDYNIQNLVSSGALGLFMLVWGIILAVVAVPVITYFYGKRWYCSWVCGCGGLAETLGDPYRQLSDKSTKAWKVERWMIHSVLVFAAVMTAGTLYTYFSGSSSLLGIDTYSLRSTYGFLIGSVFAGVVGVGFYPFMGSRVWCRFGCPLAAYLGIIQRFKSRFRITTNGGQCISCGNCSTYCEMGIDVRWYAQRGQNIVRASCVGCGVCSSVCPRGVLKLENNDPNDRFNEPIIIGSEQVKIVE; encoded by the coding sequence ATGATGAAAACTTCAATGCTTCAAAAAACCGGGATGGCCATATTTATATCCGCTTGTGCGATATTAATAGCTGTGCTATTCATTAATCACTACAAGCTTGATTCCCATAAGCTAGAAGAGGCGGTTAACGAAGAAGAGTACCAACAACTGGCATCAATATTAGAGCCTATCTTTAATAAAAAATACAGCGAAAGCTTTTCATTTAATGCGGCTACAAAAGAACGGCTTCAAAATGCCAATAAAGAGATCATTTCAACTTACTCTGTTACAGAACAAGACATCGACCTCAGCTTAAAAAGTTTTGAAAAGGAGAACATCACTTATGACAATACTCTCGTAGCTAGCTCATTTCCAGCCAATAACATCAGTGATTTTAAAAAAGAAAAACTACAAGCTTACACCAGCTGGATGAATGGGAAAGTCTATGCTAATAGTGATGATTTAAAAAAAGAACTACTAACCACCGCTCAAAACATTAACAATAGTATCATCAACGATAAAGGATTTAGTGATTATAAAATCAGCAATCTACAACTTACTATTACACGAGCTGCCAGTGAAGGTCCGGTCAAATCCAACCCCATCTTATGGTTCCTACTTACTTTCGGACTAGGTATTATAGGAGCGCTTATTTACATTTTACCCAAGCTAAAGCTACTTCCGGGCATTAAAAATGATGGCATTTTCCATAGCGCTCACACAGGTAGAGGATGGATTGGGATCACCATCGGAGTATTACTCATTTTGTTCTATGTGATTTTATATTGGTTCCCTGAGTATATGACGGGATGGATGCAACTGGTTGACCCTGTAAGCTATTTACTCAATGGTGGAGCCGCCAGCCAATGGTTCTTTTATGGTTTCCTCTACACGATAGCTATAGCTGTAATGGGTGTACGTATGCTGATCAAATATCGACACAGCAAATACCATATCATCAGAACATCATCAATCATTTTCTTTCAAACGGCCTTTGCTTTTATTATCCCTGAGATATTAATTCTGCTTAATAAGCCTAGCATGGACTTCAAAAACATATGGCCTCTTAACTACACCTTCTTCTTCGATTACAACATCCAAAATCTGGTTAGCAGTGGTGCTTTAGGTCTTTTTATGCTGGTTTGGGGAATAATTTTGGCTGTGGTGGCGGTCCCAGTGATTACATATTTCTATGGTAAAAGATGGTATTGCTCCTGGGTATGTGGTTGCGGCGGACTGGCAGAGACGCTGGGAGATCCATATCGTCAACTGTCGGATAAGTCAACCAAAGCCTGGAAAGTAGAAAGATGGATGATTCATAGTGTGCTGGTATTTGCAGCGGTGATGACCGCCGGCACGCTATATACATATTTTTCAGGTAGCAGCTCGCTGTTGGGGATTGACACTTATTCTCTGCGCTCGACCTACGGCTTTTTGATCGGCTCTGTGTTTGCCGGAGTAGTGGGTGTAGGCTTCTATCCTTTTATGGGTAGTCGAGTTTGGTGCCGTTTTGGCTGTCCACTGGCGGCATATTTAGGAATTATCCAGAGGTTTAAATCCCGATTCAGGATCACTACTAACGGCGGGCAATGCATTAGCTGTGGTAACTGCAGCACCTATTGCGAAATGGGAATAGATGTGAGATGGTATGCCCAAAGGGGGCAAAATATTGTAAGAGCCTCATGTGTAGGCTGCGGTGTGTGCTCTTCAGTATGTCCAAGAGGTGTATTAAAACTAGAAAACAACGACCCTAATGATAGATTTAATGAGCCTATTATCATTGGTAGTGAGCAGGTTAAAATTGTAGAATAA
- a CDS encoding tetratricopeptide repeat-containing sensor histidine kinase: MPRSFLYTKFLLCWLLSAVGAQAQEKASKVDSLLQELSGASDSLRVQIYYSLSMTLQYSQPDSAMYYGKLCLKEAKEQGGMKNLGDAYINMGRLERDNGSYDAALDHIFASLKIYREIKDSVQIANAINDISIIYAYSGDGKKSLQYFKKALEIFSKTGGLKGEAQALNNIGLVYLQFFNDLKTAEDYFLKSLEIKNKLGDKKDLGSTYGNLGKIMEENGKFNAALEYYQTAESLFREVDDQIFLVTNLLDQANLRRKQKMPLRAKRLAEEALKVGREIESYISVRNATNLLISLSEESGNYSEAYKYLKMNVMAKDSVQKKNNMEHLQELKQKYNAENRENEIAILQMDRQIQDANLRQKDLLTYALLGGFILVLIILVLLYRSYQLNKNKKDLLAYKNARIQSQKADLIKINRGKDQLFSIISHDIKSPLNSLKGFSNLLVNNIDRLSKDDIQLMGGKINDSLNNLSELLDNLLAWSINQTKSHKLEIDKVDVNELIQKNIELYALTAASKNIQIKDYSDENIVALANSNSIHTVLRNFIGNAIKFSYPDSEIKIQAMQREDKIQISVVDEGIGLTQESIEKLYDITQTETKVGTSNEKGSGLGLILSQQLIRENQGEFYVNSEPGKGSTFTFTLPRYVA; the protein is encoded by the coding sequence ATGCCTAGGTCTTTCCTTTATACAAAATTTTTGTTATGCTGGCTGCTATCTGCTGTGGGTGCACAAGCACAGGAGAAAGCCAGTAAGGTAGATAGTCTTCTTCAAGAGCTTTCCGGCGCCTCTGATTCTCTCAGAGTGCAGATCTATTATTCCCTTTCCATGACATTGCAATATTCTCAGCCAGACTCGGCCATGTATTATGGCAAGCTTTGTCTGAAGGAAGCCAAAGAGCAAGGTGGGATGAAGAATTTAGGCGATGCCTATATCAACATGGGGCGATTGGAGCGTGATAATGGTAGCTATGATGCTGCGCTTGATCATATCTTTGCTTCGTTAAAAATATATCGAGAAATAAAGGATAGTGTGCAGATTGCAAATGCTATCAATGACATAAGTATTATTTATGCCTATTCTGGCGATGGTAAAAAATCTCTCCAATACTTCAAAAAAGCCTTAGAAATCTTCAGTAAAACAGGAGGTTTAAAAGGGGAGGCTCAGGCATTGAATAATATTGGTTTGGTTTACCTGCAGTTTTTTAATGATCTGAAAACTGCGGAAGACTATTTTCTGAAATCACTTGAGATAAAAAATAAGCTTGGCGATAAAAAGGATCTGGGCTCTACTTACGGAAATCTGGGTAAGATCATGGAGGAGAACGGTAAGTTCAATGCTGCTTTGGAATATTACCAAACGGCTGAATCTCTTTTTAGGGAGGTGGATGATCAGATATTCCTGGTTACCAACTTATTAGACCAGGCAAATCTTAGAAGAAAACAAAAAATGCCACTTAGGGCTAAACGCCTGGCTGAGGAGGCATTGAAGGTAGGCAGGGAGATTGAGTCTTATATCTCGGTGAGAAATGCGACAAATCTGTTAATCTCATTATCTGAAGAATCTGGCAATTATTCTGAGGCTTACAAATACCTCAAAATGAATGTTATGGCAAAAGACTCTGTTCAGAAGAAGAACAATATGGAGCATTTGCAGGAGTTGAAACAGAAGTATAATGCTGAGAACAGGGAAAATGAAATAGCCATATTGCAAATGGATCGGCAGATTCAGGATGCTAACTTAAGACAGAAAGATCTACTGACTTACGCACTTCTTGGTGGTTTTATATTGGTGCTAATCATACTAGTGCTTTTATACAGATCCTATCAGCTTAATAAGAATAAAAAGGATCTCCTGGCCTATAAAAATGCTCGAATACAATCTCAAAAAGCTGATTTAATTAAAATTAATAGAGGTAAGGACCAGCTTTTTTCCATTATTTCTCATGATATTAAAAGTCCTCTGAACTCGCTTAAAGGCTTTTCGAACCTTCTTGTAAATAATATAGACAGGCTTAGTAAGGATGATATTCAACTCATGGGAGGCAAGATCAATGATTCTCTAAATAACCTAAGTGAGTTGCTAGATAATTTATTGGCCTGGTCTATCAATCAGACCAAGTCTCACAAGCTTGAAATAGATAAAGTAGACGTGAATGAGCTCATTCAGAAAAATATTGAGCTCTATGCCTTAACCGCTGCCTCTAAAAATATCCAAATTAAAGACTATAGCGATGAGAATATAGTTGCTCTGGCTAATAGTAATTCCATTCATACAGTGCTAAGAAATTTCATAGGTAACGCCATCAAATTCTCTTATCCTGATAGCGAAATTAAAATTCAAGCTATGCAGAGAGAGGATAAAATTCAGATTTCTGTGGTGGATGAAGGAATAGGCCTTACGCAAGAAAGTATTGAAAAGCTCTATGATATCACCCAAACAGAAACTAAAGTAGGTACCTCAAATGAAAAAGGTAGCGGACTGGGACTTATTTTAAGCCAGCAGCTGATCCGTGAAAACCAGGGTGAGTTTTATGTGAATAGCGAGCCTGGTAAGGGCAGTACATTTACTTTTACTTTACCTAGATATGTGGCTTGA
- the floA gene encoding flotillin-like protein FloA (flotillin-like protein involved in membrane lipid rafts), protein MELTGVGLILIIVLGIVVFFVFLYFIPVGLWITARFSNVKVGLFELMFMRIRKVPPGVVVNSLITATKAGLTVTTKELETHYLAGGHVPSVIKALISADKANINLTFKQATAIDLAGRDVFEAVQISVNPKVITTPKVAAVAADGIQLIAIARVTVRANIQQLVGGAGEDTILARVGEGIVTSIGSAGTHKEVLENPDKISKLVLQRGLDAGTAFEILSIDIADVDVGTNIGAKLQTDQASADLKVAEAKAEERRAMAVAHEQEMKAKAQEARAKVIEAEAEVPKAMAEAFRNGNLGIMDYYKMDNIKADTEMRESIAKPGSSSSKDKGSKK, encoded by the coding sequence ATGGAATTAACCGGTGTAGGCCTCATCCTCATTATTGTACTGGGGATTGTAGTCTTTTTTGTATTTCTTTATTTTATACCCGTAGGTCTTTGGATCACGGCTCGTTTTTCAAATGTAAAAGTGGGTCTTTTTGAGCTTATGTTCATGAGGATTCGTAAGGTGCCTCCAGGGGTAGTAGTAAATTCATTAATTACAGCTACCAAAGCAGGACTTACTGTAACTACTAAAGAGCTGGAAACGCATTATTTGGCGGGTGGTCATGTGCCTTCAGTAATTAAGGCGCTCATATCTGCAGATAAGGCGAACATCAACCTTACTTTCAAACAAGCTACTGCTATCGATTTGGCAGGTAGAGATGTGTTTGAAGCGGTGCAAATATCTGTAAATCCGAAGGTTATCACTACGCCTAAGGTGGCTGCAGTTGCTGCCGATGGTATTCAGTTGATTGCCATTGCCAGAGTAACGGTAAGGGCAAATATTCAACAATTAGTAGGTGGTGCCGGAGAAGATACTATTCTTGCCAGGGTTGGTGAAGGTATTGTAACTTCCATCGGTTCTGCTGGTACGCATAAAGAAGTACTTGAAAATCCTGACAAAATATCTAAGCTTGTGTTACAGAGAGGGTTAGATGCCGGAACAGCATTTGAAATTCTTTCCATTGATATTGCTGATGTAGATGTTGGTACTAACATCGGCGCGAAATTACAGACCGATCAGGCCTCTGCTGACCTTAAGGTGGCGGAAGCTAAAGCTGAGGAAAGAAGAGCGATGGCTGTAGCCCATGAGCAGGAAATGAAAGCTAAAGCGCAAGAAGCGAGAGCAAAGGTTATTGAAGCAGAAGCAGAAGTACCAAAAGCTATGGCTGAGGCCTTTAGAAATGGTAATCTGGGAATTATGGATTACTATAAAATGGACAACATAAAAGCAGATACAGAAATGAGAGAATCTATCGCTAAGCCAGGTTCTTCCAGTTCTAAAGATAAAGGCAGCAAAAAGTAA
- a CDS encoding NfeD family protein → MIEWITVIALIIVGLGFIIVEVLFVPGTTFVGVLGFIAVAFGLYLGFTYFGMEPGIWLTAGSSVVLAISLYFSFKGKTWDKFSLKETISSKVNEGYAGALHVGDEGIAVSTLKPFGKAEFSEKLYEVKSLGNYLDSGTKIKIIKINTNNIFVEPIT, encoded by the coding sequence ATGATAGAATGGATTACTGTTATTGCCCTCATTATAGTAGGCTTAGGATTTATTATAGTTGAGGTTTTATTTGTGCCTGGCACTACATTCGTAGGTGTATTGGGCTTTATAGCTGTAGCTTTTGGCTTATATCTTGGGTTTACCTATTTCGGTATGGAACCAGGTATTTGGCTTACTGCTGGCAGCTCCGTTGTTCTTGCTATATCACTTTATTTTAGCTTCAAAGGTAAAACCTGGGATAAGTTTTCTCTCAAAGAGACAATATCCAGCAAGGTAAATGAAGGTTATGCCGGCGCCTTGCATGTTGGCGATGAAGGTATAGCTGTTTCTACCCTTAAGCCTTTTGGTAAGGCCGAGTTTTCTGAAAAGCTTTATGAAGTAAAGTCTCTGGGTAATTACCTGGATAGCGGCACTAAGATCAAGATCATTAAAATTAATACTAATAACATTTTTGTAGAACCAATTACTTAA
- a CDS encoding WG repeat-containing protein: protein MKHTFIFFYLTIFLFFNTSFSSAGNDYELFSDHGKQGLKNDEGSVVIPAKYESLGWTRGKLQVVNNTIGYKTPEGWGLISLANEIITPPEYTQIYPSRGQLLIAARKGKISQRDFLGVISTSGKVVLPFKYASIDVSDLRAIVSNKSGNKYQYGVVDLGGKEVIPIEYKEIVPLGNLRFGVRNTDGKMAIYNDKGKQVVGFELDSISNFKSGYAVVFENHLRGLINSSGILVAPIESRDFDVTGSTPKKVAFDEWHILDEQNQKDQQTLRADKVIPIDNHTWQLVANNKTWLIDSTGSMVTLGSYDDLLSIQSEMYAFKKGSHWGVMKKNSEVILPAKFDSVYFNKEMLYCREHISSVNKWSLYDAHGIKKSVQLYDAIGEETSYLYPVKKGEYWGCINRQGEEVIHCVYDEIQPAVDGLLAVKFHGEYGVIDKQGRWVVFPQKKFLKVINDKFYLELDRALTNLKSFEEGTIYFTENKVEVFDSYLVEHLSDGGVWKVDFSGRILNKSATNDRYEEVRAPSEGYYPVKINGQYGFVDNQNRLRIANRYDDVGNFKEGFAAIKLIGHWGFIDKRERIVVQPLYSSVSEFMDGLAIASTEKGFGLIDYNGDKVSAFDYDSIYHEANGRYVVLKGDKKGLINKQGRLIVNPKYDELVDVGNGHVIVKKFGKYGVLDLNGVDVIPLMYDQLTYDSTKSCYLAMKKSGWKDIQIP, encoded by the coding sequence ATGAAACATACTTTTATATTTTTTTATCTAACTATATTTCTCTTCTTCAATACATCATTTTCATCAGCTGGAAATGATTATGAGCTATTCTCTGATCATGGAAAGCAAGGCCTTAAAAATGATGAAGGTAGTGTAGTGATTCCCGCCAAGTATGAATCATTAGGTTGGACCCGCGGTAAACTGCAAGTAGTCAATAATACCATCGGCTATAAAACTCCTGAGGGTTGGGGGTTGATAAGTTTGGCTAACGAAATAATCACACCACCAGAATACACTCAAATTTACCCTTCCAGAGGTCAGCTTCTCATTGCTGCCAGAAAAGGTAAAATCTCTCAGCGCGACTTTTTAGGTGTAATATCTACTAGCGGCAAAGTAGTCTTGCCCTTTAAGTATGCTTCTATAGATGTGTCTGATCTAAGGGCTATTGTCTCTAACAAATCGGGTAATAAATATCAATATGGAGTGGTGGACCTGGGAGGTAAGGAAGTAATTCCGATAGAATATAAGGAAATAGTACCGTTGGGTAACCTTCGCTTTGGTGTGAGAAATACAGATGGTAAAATGGCCATCTATAATGATAAAGGAAAGCAAGTGGTTGGATTTGAGCTGGATAGCATCAGCAATTTTAAATCCGGATATGCCGTGGTTTTCGAAAACCATCTGAGAGGGCTCATCAACTCTTCGGGTATTTTGGTGGCTCCAATAGAGAGTAGGGATTTCGATGTTACTGGCTCCACACCAAAAAAAGTAGCTTTTGATGAATGGCATATTTTAGATGAGCAAAATCAAAAAGACCAGCAAACCCTTCGGGCAGATAAGGTCATTCCTATTGATAATCATACCTGGCAGCTGGTGGCCAATAACAAAACTTGGCTAATAGATAGTACTGGTTCCATGGTGACGTTAGGTTCTTATGACGATCTTTTATCGATACAAAGTGAAATGTATGCCTTTAAAAAAGGTAGCCACTGGGGAGTAATGAAGAAGAACTCAGAGGTGATTTTGCCCGCTAAGTTCGATTCTGTTTATTTCAATAAAGAGATGCTTTACTGTAGAGAGCATATATCTTCGGTAAATAAATGGTCACTTTATGATGCCCATGGAATAAAAAAATCAGTACAGTTATATGATGCCATTGGAGAGGAAACCAGCTATTTGTATCCGGTTAAAAAGGGTGAGTATTGGGGCTGTATCAACAGGCAAGGAGAGGAAGTAATACATTGTGTTTATGATGAAATACAACCAGCAGTAGACGGACTATTAGCTGTGAAATTTCATGGTGAGTATGGAGTTATAGATAAGCAAGGGCGCTGGGTAGTTTTTCCTCAAAAGAAATTTTTGAAGGTGATCAATGATAAATTCTATCTGGAGCTGGATCGTGCGCTGACTAATCTGAAGAGTTTTGAAGAAGGCACTATTTATTTCACAGAAAATAAGGTGGAAGTATTTGATAGTTACCTGGTTGAGCATCTGAGTGATGGAGGCGTTTGGAAGGTAGACTTTAGTGGAAGAATACTTAATAAGTCTGCCACTAATGACAGGTATGAGGAGGTTAGAGCTCCTTCTGAAGGCTATTATCCGGTAAAGATCAATGGTCAGTATGGATTTGTTGACAATCAAAATAGATTACGTATAGCCAATAGATATGATGATGTAGGGAATTTCAAGGAAGGTTTCGCAGCCATTAAACTTATAGGCCATTGGGGTTTTATAGATAAAAGAGAAAGAATAGTGGTGCAGCCATTATACTCTTCAGTAAGTGAATTCATGGATGGTCTTGCCATTGCATCTACAGAGAAAGGTTTCGGGCTTATTGACTACAATGGAGATAAAGTTTCTGCCTTCGATTACGACTCTATTTATCATGAAGCTAATGGTAGGTATGTAGTTCTTAAAGGAGATAAAAAAGGTCTTATCAATAAACAAGGGCGACTAATCGTGAACCCTAAATATGATGAGTTAGTAGATGTAGGAAATGGACATGTGATAGTGAAGAAGTTTGGTAAATATGGCGTTTTGGATCTAAATGGTGTGGATGTGATCCCATTAATGTATGATCAGCTTACCTATGATAGCACCAAGTCTTGCTACCTGGCCATGAAAAAATCCGGCTGGAAGGACATACAGATTCCATAA
- a CDS encoding DUF817 domain-containing protein — MNIHKQITSKLALNGSEERTIKFLKQLLLFGYLQAISCIFPAIIFAALAFSSMAGLDIPKYDLLLIICIASQLIMYFLGLETKDEVLVITMFHILGLIMEVHKVYHGSWSYPEEAYTKFWGVPLYSGFMYASVGSYICQAWRNLDLETVKWPKKILAIPIGAAIYLNFITNAFIQDLRVFIIVALLFIFWKTHFLFRLGDRQYKMPAVVSFILIGFFIWLAENIATFFGAWRYAYQHNGWQMVEWHKITSWSLLVIVSIIIVGQLKIFKKEMVEH, encoded by the coding sequence TTGAATATTCACAAACAGATTACCAGCAAATTAGCGCTTAACGGCTCCGAAGAAAGAACCATCAAGTTCCTCAAACAGCTATTACTCTTCGGCTACCTTCAGGCCATTTCCTGTATTTTCCCTGCAATCATATTTGCTGCGCTAGCCTTTTCATCAATGGCCGGGCTGGATATACCCAAATACGATCTTTTACTCATCATTTGTATAGCATCACAGCTCATCATGTATTTTCTAGGGCTGGAAACGAAAGATGAAGTACTGGTAATCACCATGTTTCATATACTCGGGCTTATTATGGAGGTCCACAAGGTTTATCATGGGTCATGGTCTTACCCGGAAGAAGCTTACACCAAGTTTTGGGGCGTGCCGCTATATTCCGGATTTATGTATGCCAGTGTAGGGAGTTACATCTGCCAGGCCTGGAGGAATCTTGATTTAGAAACCGTAAAATGGCCAAAGAAGATATTAGCTATTCCAATAGGTGCTGCCATTTATCTTAATTTCATTACCAATGCATTCATTCAGGATTTACGTGTTTTTATCATTGTTGCCTTACTTTTTATATTCTGGAAAACACATTTCCTATTCCGATTAGGTGATCGCCAATATAAAATGCCTGCCGTTGTCTCCTTTATTCTTATCGGATTCTTTATTTGGCTTGCTGAGAACATAGCCACGTTCTTTGGTGCCTGGCGCTACGCCTATCAGCACAATGGCTGGCAAATGGTAGAATGGCATAAGATCACATCATGGAGTTTACTGGTAATAGTGAGTATAATCATTGTAGGCCAATTGAAAATCTTTAAAAAAGAGATGGTTGAACATTAA